Proteins found in one Sardina pilchardus chromosome 3, fSarPil1.1, whole genome shotgun sequence genomic segment:
- the LOC134075878 gene encoding interferon-induced very large GTPase 1-like yields the protein MASKVASPAESTGRQDGRNEEECCHSDAEKMEVDPQPEDPVQISSLPKDTGCEASNVGEDEDNSLAMASKMASPAESTGRQDGRNEESEESCHSDAEKMEVDPQPEDPVQTSSLPKDTDGASRENEGKSKAAGSWPSKTDQISHSLSLALFGSTAAVKVGCGSLLSDFSGHPGLTQLTPAECNIAGRDVTVINMIGLHEIEYCQQSMDDYMGQTLGEDGIHAFLYIIPPHRLTDGDKMAVEWLQRVFGPSSLHFLIFIFTYENEEDCDSIVDDLKGNTVLEQLIEKSGGRYFTSNKTLNNETEMRLLLKKIDLMIQENKTYYTAESYSEQLKRRQTISNNEASDGPAEDVDLSISTETEEVDCRDHEENPKGQKDENTSEANANDGSLDKNTEPDPCSGPSKTDHPAEDVDQKDSSETEEEHSLETAEDQSEKKEELRRANTEEELKELFKRLNLTDRHDKLSTSDVLEIDARSRQPQGPKTEEEIAHAYLNRLLMTDYRARYIPIKEKNNQLSPTNAARRDNEDREVIFDTLFNEKNMANEVEEIKQSQIHPMDIQMALFHSADPFLRQYLLTKLSMCQYALPLLVPNPLTSEIEFPLWAFRHVWKSWKSTDALGKVTIHKEPMYGVETPMVSVFRLGPVSTSKSQLINSLINERHHTFFHRHCPGSSRTRLLMDGVVEIAWYCPSGKDTDHFPHCVAICNLHGDGEASKMQQMILSEMASVNVVFLPNLGKDDPRKAIVKDLFSSQTPLICLFTEDDSLLEELCKGKFKIGLRDRNQSDIVQELKKAISDSLSFTNFNLENLAQQPGIKVDEDNEDCKIGKETALQIKNLLERNKLSRVKEAFLPCQGKLWHDWCQKKKDLFRLRGKNLEVQKILIDKDMRDLRSRQRQAGSSDLMKLFLGAMDSLPLQSRMYFLKWTSILMDSCTSDELVALHHKYDEKWSKVLVLKKKHDKSNQLEKEQTELENISDQLNAATFGLEHILREMGQMYEAEIPVTRGRGDHSKLPAMAADLMISGHPLELMDGDAAHVPMTWIGAVLDEVIKKIGDKRVFVLSVLGIQSTGKSTMLNAMFGLQFAVSAGRCTRGAFMQLVSVSKEISTKFDYILVVDTEGLRALELAGKATVHHDNELATFVIGLGHMTLINIFGENPSEMQDIIQIAVQAFLRMKKVKLSPSCIFVHQNVGDITAGEKNMEGKRRLQDKLDEMTQLAAEEEDSDAKCFSEVIAFDIQKDVKYFAQLWEGSPPMAPPNPPYSENIQDLKETILTKASLSQGVKFSEFKTRVSDLWNALLNENFVFSFKNTLEIAMYRKLEAEYVKWTWSLREAMLHIENKLHNRIENDILDTIEERFLLLEMKPKYEEVEKTMAQYFDEHNDKEMLVQWRERFGLKIGDVHSDLVKDTQKKLNDLIQQKRTRKKLDERKVHYQNTLFKRSKELALNLKQLDKSEEALKQEFDQMWEGWLPELTSDLPRVKDCNIWEDIVSVLSENHEESLLNGRKKQGDYKTITFRGEYSIYVMPREHQSQKSEEQANQKKGRYSFLAFWGNVVKEKLGFVNDHFKTNDLTSEDQYSIKSLIKKIQEQSEEIITQYSDDEMGYNKTYIQAIVASASKSIDAYEKDVMKGRFAFKKIFAVDVLLFVCDIASNKFAELHREFQKANDGFIYLENQRGRFYKVFRDYCKGAKSSAVLANFICSKLKLSIRQAVYDQTAVDLAADMRCNLPAFNGNRLQLERHILLSLAEEENFEKFLQYIHRPKAHFKSFITEQVEQYMAQVKSPKQLSKIQENLKYKTKCASVAAQTATEKVKRMNGDANMWLELFSEELKDELKFAEKSCADASEIADFSFLEEVVCNGLKTIQSQLSKSFSKVSLLKTELFRIKPDEILIQHFCKCCWVQCPFCNAVCTSTLEDHEGTDHSVPFHRSYGITGLSYKDTTNLGHSSEF from the exons ATGGCTTCAAAGGTGGCCAGCCCAGCTGAGAGTACAGGCAGGCAGGATGGGAGGAATGAGGAGGAATGCTGCCACTCAGATGCTGAGAAAATGGAGGTGGACCCACAGCCTGAAGATCCAGTGCAGATATCATCATTGCCCAAAGACACT GGCTGTGAAGCGTCGAATGTTGGTGAGGATGAAGACAATTCACTAGCTATGGCTTCAAAGATGGCTAGCCCTGCTGAGAGTACAGGCAGGCAAGATGGGAGGAAcgaggagagtgaggagagcTGCCACTCAGATGCTGAGAAAATGGAGGTGGACCCACAGCCTGAAGATCCAGTGCAGACATCATCATTGCCCAAAGACACC GATGGTGCCAGCAGAGAAAATGAGGGAAAGTCAAAGGCGGCAGGTTCTTGGCCTAGTAAAACAG ATCAGATAAGCCATTCTCTCAGCTTGGCACTGTTTGGAAGTACTGCCGCTGTGAAGGTTGGCTGTGGGAGCCTTTTATCAGACTTTAGTGGACATCCTGGTTTAACACAACTTACTCCAGCAGAGTGCAACATCGCAGGTCGTGATGTCACTGTGATTAACATGATTGGGTTGCATGAAATTGAATATTGTCAGCAGTCGATGGATGACTACATGGGTCAGACTCTCGGTGAAGATGGAATCCATGCCTTCCTTTACATAATACCACCACACCGGCTTACTGATGGAGACAAGATGGCGGTGGAGTGGCTTCAAAGAGTGTTTGGACCTTCCTCTCTACACTTTTTGATATTCATTTTCACCTATGAAAATGAAGAGGACTGTGACTCAATTGTAGATGACCTAAAAGGAAACACTGTTCTTGAGCAACTGATTGAGAAGAGTGGTGGGAGGTATTTCACTTCCAACAAGACCTTAAATAACGAAACTGAAATGAGATTGCTTTTGAAGAAGATAGACCTCATGATTCAAGAAAATAAAACTTACTACACTGCAGAGAGCTATTCTGAACAACTGAAGAGAAGACAAACAATTTCAAATAATGAGGCCTCAG ATGGACCAGCAGAAGATGTTGACCTGAGCATTTCTACAGAGACAGAG GAGGTTGATTGCAGAGACCATGAGGAAAACCCGAAAGgtcaaaaagatgaaaacacaTCTGAGGCAAATGCAAACGATGGTAGTCTGGACAAAAACACAGAACCAGATCCATGTTCTGGGCCCAGTAAAACAG ATCATCCTGCTGAAGATGTTGACCAGAAAGATTCTTCAGAGACTGAG GAAGAACATAGTCTGGAAACAGCTGAGGACCAATCCGAGAAAAAAGAAGAGCTCAGAAGAGCAAACACTGAAGAAGAATTAAAAGAACTGTTTAAAAGGTTGAatctcacagacagacatgacaaACTGTCGACTTCAGATGTACTTGAAATTGATGCACGTTCACGTCAGCCACAGGGTccaaagacagaggaagaaataGCACACGCTTATCTTAATAGACTTTTGATGACAGACTACAGGGCTAGGTATATTCCcatcaaagaaaaaaataatcaattgaGTCCAACAAATGCTGCGCGTAGAGACAATGAAGATAGGGAGGTCATTTTTGATACTCTCTTTAAtgaaaaaaacatggcaaaTGAAGTCGAAGAAATTAAGCAATCTCAGATTCATCCTATGGACATTCAGATGGCACTGTTTCACTCTGCGGACCCATTCCTCAGGCAGTACCTACTGACCAAACTCTCAATGTGTCAGTATGCTTTGCCTTTACTGGTGCCAAATCCTTTAACCTCAGAGATTGAATTCCCTCTGTGGGCATTTCGTCATGTATGGAAAAGCTGGAAGTCCACTGATGCTTTAGGCAAAGTAACCATCCATAAAGAACCTATGTATGGAGTTGAAACACCAATGGTTTCAGTCTTCAGGCTTGGCCCTGTGTCTACATCCAAGTCCCAGCTTATAAACAGTCTCATCAATGAGCGACATCACACATTCTTCCACAGGCACTGCCCAGGCAGTAGCAGGACCCGTCTGCTGATGGACGGTGTGGTGGAGATTGCCTGGTACTGTCCGTCTGGGAAGGACACGGATCACTTTCCTCACTGTGTTGCCATCTGTAATCTCCATGGTGATGGAGAGGCCTCTAAAATGCAACAAATGATTTTATCAGAAATGGCTTCAGTTAATGTAGTTTTCTTACCCAACCTGGGTAAGGACGACCCAAGGAAGGCAATTGTGAAAGACCTCTTTAGCTCCCAAACACCTCTGATTTGTCTTTTCACGGAGGACGACTCCCTGCTAGAGGAATTGTGCAAAGGGAAATTCAAAATAGGACTAAGAGACAGAAATCAGTCAGATATTGTTCAAGAGCTGAAAAAGGCAATAAGTGATAGTTTGTCTTTCACAAACTTTAATCTTGAAAATCTGGCACAGCAGCCTGGAATCAAAGTGGATGAGGATAACGAGGATTGCAAAATAGGAAAGGAGACTGCACTGCAGATTAAGAATTTGCTGGAGAGAAACAAACTATCAAGAGTTAAGGAAGCATTTCTGCCATGCCAAGGAAAATTGTGGCATGATTGGtgccagaaaaagaaagaccTTTTTCGCCTACGTGGAAAAAACTTGGAGGTACAAAAAATTCTGATAGACAAGGATATGAGAGATTTGCGCTCCAGGCAGCGACAGGCTGGCAGCAGTGACCTCATGAAGTTGTTTTTGGGGGCCATGGACTCACTCCCACTCCAGAGTAGAATGTATTTTTTGAAATGGACCAGTATCCTGATGGACAGCTGCACATCTGACGAGCTAGTGGCACTCCATCATAAATATGATGAAAAATGGTCTAAAGTGTTGGTACTAAAGAAGAAACATgacaaatcaaaccagctgGAGAAAGAACAGACAGAGCTTGAAAACATATCTGATCAGTTGAATGCAGCAACCTTTGGCTTGGAACACATCCTGCGAGAGATGGGGCAGATGTATGAAGCGGAAATACCGGTGACACGTGGAAGAGGAGATCATTCAAAACTCCCAGCAATGGCAGCAGACCTTATGATATCCGGGCACCCACTGGAGCTAATGGATGGTGATGCCGCTCATGTTCCAATGACATGGATTGGTGCTGTGTTAGATGAGGTCATAAAGAAGATTGGAGACAAGAGGGTCTTTGTCTTGTCCGTTTTGGGCATTCAGAGCACTGGAAAATCCACAATGCTGAATGCAATGTTTGGACTCCAGTTCGCTGTGAGTGCTGGGCGGTGCACCAGAGGGGCGTTCATGCAGCTAGTCAGTGTGTCAAAGGAGATCAGCACAAAGTTTGACTATattcttgtggttgacacagaGGGACTGCGAGCCCTAGAGCTTGCTGGGAAAGCAACTGTCCACCATGACAATGAATTGGCTACATTTGTGATTGGCCTAGGACACATGACCTTGATCAATATCTTTGGGGAGAATCCCTCTGAAATGCAAGACATCATTCAAATTGCTGTACAGGCTTTCTTAAGGATGAAAAAAGTGAAACTGTCACCCAGTTGTATATTTGTACATCAGAATGTTGGAGATATCACAGCAGGAGAAAAGAACATGGAGGGTAAGAGACGTCTTCAAGACAAACTGGATGAGATGACACAGTTAGCAGCTGAAGAGGAGGACTCTGATGCAAAGTGCTTTAGTGAGGTCATTGCATTTGACATTCAGAAAGATGTTAAGTATTTTGCGCAACTGTGGGAGGGCAGTCCACCCATGGCCCCTCCAAATCCACCTTACAGTGAAAATATTCAAGATCTGAAGGAAACAATTCTTACCAAAGCCTCATTATCACAAGGTGTGAAGTTCTCTGAATTTAAAACAAGGGTCTCTGATCTATGGAATGCCTTGTTGAATGAGAACTTTGTTTTCAGTTTCAAGAACACATTAGAAATTGCCATGTATAGGAAGCTGGAGGCAGAATATGTTAAATGGACCTGGAGTCTCAGAGAAGCAATGCTACACATTGAAAACAAACTGCACAACAGAATTGAGAATGACATCCTAGACACTATAGAGGAAAGATTTCTGTTATTAGAGATGAAGCCCAAATATGAAGAGGTTGAGAAAACAATGGCCCAGTACTTTGATGAACACAATGACAAAGAAATGCTTGTACAGTGGAGAGAAAGGTTTGGACTTAAAATAGGTGATGTCCACAGTGATCTTgtgaaagacacacaaaaaaagttgaATGACCTTATTCAGCAAAAGAGGACTAGGAAGAAACTGGATGAAAGGAAGGTACACTACCAAAATACTCTCTTCAAAAGAAGTAAAGAACTTGCTTTGAATCTCAAGCAACTGGACAAAAGTGAAGAAGCTCTTAAACAAGAATTTGATCAAATGTGGGAAGGCTGGCTACCGGAATTGACTTCAGACTTACCTCGTGTGAAAGACTGCAATATTTGGGAGGACATTGTAAGTGTTCTGAGTGAGAACCATGAGGAAAGTCTTCTGAATGGTCGGAAAAAACAGGGTGACTATAAAACCATTACATTTAGGGGAGAATATTCCATCTATGTAATGCCTAGAGAGCATCAAAGTCAAAAGTCTGAAGAACAAGCAAACCAGAAAAAAGGACGCTATTCTTTCTTAGCTTTTTGGGGGAATGTCGTCAAGGAAAAACTTGGCTTCGTTAATGATCACTTCAAGACAAATGACTTGACAAGTGAAGATCAATACTCCATAAAGTCCCTCATTAAAAAAATCCAAGAACAATCTGAAGAAATTATCACACAATACTCAGACGATGAAATGGGCTACAATAAGACGTACATTCAAGCCATAGTGGCTTCAGCCAGCAAGAGCATTGATGCTTATGAGAAAGACGTAATGAAGGGACGTTTTGCCTTCAAAAAGATCTTTGCAGTAGatgttttattgtttgtgtgtgatattgcAAGCAACAAATTTGCAGAGCTTCATCGAGAATTCCAAAAAGCTAATGATGGCTTCATCTACTTAGAGAATCAGAGAGGACGGTTTTACAAGGTTTTTAGGGATTACTGTAAAGGGGCAAAATCATCTGCTGTGCTTGCAAATTTCATATGCAGCAAACTGAAGCTGTCCATCAGACAGGCTGTGTATGACCAAACTGCTGTTGATTTAGCAGCTGACATGCGGTGCAATCTTCCTGCATTTAATGGGAACAGACTTCAATTGGAAAGACACATTCTCCTGTCTTtagcagaggaggagaattTCGAGAAATTCCTGCAGTACATTCACCGTCCAAAGGCACACTTCAAAAGTTTCATAACAGAGCAGGTTGAGCAATATATGGCGCAAGTAAAAAGTCCCAAACAACTTTCCAAGATTCAAGAAAACCTGAAATACAAGACCAAATGTGCAAGTGTTGCAGCGCAAACTGCAACAGAGAAAGTCAAAAGAATGAATGGGGATGCCAACATGTGGCTAGAGCTTTTCTCTGAAGAACTAAAAGACGAGTTGAAATTTGCAGAGAAATCCTGTGCTGATGCCTCTGAGATCGCTGATTTTAGCTTTCTTGAGGAGGTAGTTTGTAATGGCCTTAAAACAATTCAGAGCCAACTCAGCAAGAGCTTCAGCAAAGTCTCTCTCCTTAAAACTGAGCTGTTTCGGataaaacctgatgaaattttaATTCAACATTTCTGTAAGTGTTGCTGGGTTCAATGTCCTTTTTGTAACGCAGTCTGTACGAGCACCCTGGAAGATCACGAAGGCACTGATCACAGTGTCCCTTTCCATCGCTCATATGGAATAACTGGATTAAGTTATAAAGATACAACAAACCTCG GCCACTCCTCGGAGTTTTAA
- the cdc42ep1b gene encoding cdc42 effector protein 1b, translating into MSLGKLPGIKGLVSGSQSKRRFKSDLSVDMISPPLGDFRHTMHVGRGGDVFGDTSFLSNHGGSRGGGGGGGGGGGAERPESPSGSTKTTRFFSRTLRHVRKVPPPRMRGGSRDLSLPPPPISPIIKNAVSLPQLNMDLGNGSFQRALFPSSLSSPADSLYSYGLQSGFVTLPRLSRLDKQSQDSYGTLSPDFRHGSLPDNSSLTRSDSLSSFTVDLGPSLMSEVLGMIDSPTNSHRWDKGHNDSELDEERSVFESVTESPIRYPAGTSAGDSPYNSRGCSYSPEWGSETPNGDEVNSNGSERATPDASLWSPAREEPAIEAGRFQRAVDVLARHYGGGSQGKGRRCSNEEPYSSPTLSHRRDSCTYPDDEEEIKV; encoded by the exons ATGAGTCTGGGCAAACTTCCAGGGATTAAAGGCCTGGTGTCAGGCTCACAGAGCAAGCGGCGCTTCAAGAGCGACCTCTCTGTGGACATGATCAGCCCACCGCTGGGGGACTTCCGCCACACCATGCACGTGGGCCGCGGCGGCGACGTCTTCGGCGACACGTCCTTCCTCAGCAACCACGGCGGTAGTCGCgggggtggcggcggcggcggcgggggtggAGGCGCGGAGCGTCCCGAGTCGCCATCGGGCTCCACCAAGACCACCCGATTCTTCTCCCGGACCCTGCGCCACGTCCGCAAGGTCCCGCCGCCGCGCATGAGGGGGGGCTCGAGGGACCTGTCGCTGCCCCCGCCGCCCATCTCGCCCATCATCAAGAACGCCGTGTCCCTGCCCCAGCTCAACATGGACCTGGGCAACGGCTCCTTCCAGAGGGCCCTGTTCCCCAGCTCCCTCAGCTCACCGGCGGACTCCCTCTACTCCTACG GTTTGCAGTCTGGCTTTGTCACCCTTCCCCGCCTATCCCGCCTTGACAAGCAGTCCCAGGACTCCTACGGAACGCTATCGCCCGACTTCCGCCACGGCTCTCTCCCGGACAACAGCAGCCTGACGCGGTCGGACTCCCTATCCTCCTTCACCGTCGACCTGGGCCCCTCTCTGATGAGCGAGGTCCTGGGGATGATCGACAGCCCCACCAACAGCCACCGCTGGGACAAAGGCCACAACGACAGCGAGCTGGACGAGGAGCGCAGCGTGTTTGAGTCGGTCACAGAGAGCCCCATCAGGTACCCTGCCGGCACCAGCGCAGGGGACTCACCCTACAACAGCAGGGGGTGCTCTTACAGCCCCGAGTGGGGTTCCGAGACGCCCAACGGAGATGAGGTGAACAGCAACGGCTCGGAGAGGGCCACTCCAGACGCCTCCTTGTGGTCTCCGGCACGGGAGGAGCCGGCCATCGAAGCGGGGCGGTTTCAGCGGGCCGTGGACGTCCTCGCTCGTCACTACGGAGGCGGCAGCCAGGGGAAAGGGAGGCGATGTAGCAACGAGGAGCCATACAGCTCTCCAACACTCAGCCACAGGAGAGATTCCTGCACCTACCCAGACGACGAGGAGGAGATAAAGGTGTAA